A genome region from Dickeya chrysanthemi NCPPB 402 includes the following:
- a CDS encoding helix-turn-helix domain-containing protein, translated as MNKIDWHSADIIAGLHKRGTTMAAVSRAAGLNSSTLGNALIRPWPKGEQLIADALGVPAYEIWPSRYFDEQGRLIPRTPRSRPRSDQEKYPPADS; from the coding sequence ATGAACAAAATCGACTGGCATTCTGCCGACATCATTGCCGGGCTTCACAAACGGGGAACCACGATGGCCGCCGTGTCGCGGGCGGCGGGGTTGAATTCCTCAACGCTGGGTAATGCGCTTATCCGTCCGTGGCCTAAAGGGGAGCAACTGATTGCTGATGCATTGGGAGTACCGGCCTATGAGATTTGGCCGAGCCGCTATTTTGACGAACAGGGGCGGTTAATCCCACGCACCCCACGTTCTCGACCCCGGTCTGATCAGGAAAAATATCCCCCGGCCGACAGTTAG
- a CDS encoding helix-turn-helix domain-containing protein, translating into MASIYSFEYQIIIKTLREARIRNGMTQENLASFLGRPQSFVAKIENGERRLDVVEFVHIAHLLSVDHSAVLEKIVIKIHKDKFK; encoded by the coding sequence ATGGCATCTATTTATTCATTTGAATATCAGATAATTATAAAAACACTACGCGAGGCCAGAATCAGAAATGGCATGACCCAGGAAAATCTGGCCAGTTTTTTAGGTCGGCCTCAATCCTTTGTCGCTAAAATCGAGAATGGAGAACGCAGGCTCGATGTGGTTGAGTTTGTCCACATCGCACATCTGCTGTCCGTAGATCACTCCGCTGTTTTAGAGAAAATAGTTATTAAAATACACAAAGATAAATTTAAATAA
- a CDS encoding helix-turn-helix domain-containing protein, translating into MASIYSDEYQLVIKTLREKRIARGITQESLAQAMERPQSFIAKVENGERRLDVVEFIHIARLLSLEPASIIAKIPAKYKPLG; encoded by the coding sequence ATGGCTTCCATTTACTCTGATGAATACCAACTTGTTATCAAGACATTACGTGAAAAGCGTATTGCCAGAGGGATCACACAGGAGAGCTTAGCGCAGGCGATGGAGCGCCCTCAATCATTTATTGCCAAGGTTGAGAATGGAGAAAGAAGGCTAGACGTTGTGGAATTTATTCATATCGCCCGCTTACTTTCACTGGAGCCAGCCAGCATCATTGCCAAAATCCCGGCGAAATATAAACCTCTTGGCTGA
- a CDS encoding helix-turn-helix domain-containing protein, with amino-acid sequence MVKIDWHSADIIARLHKRGTTMAAVSRAAGLNSSTLGNALIRPWPKGEQLIAEALGVPAYEIWPSRYFDEQGRLIPRSPRSRPRSAQEKYPPADK; translated from the coding sequence ATGGTTAAAATCGATTGGCATTCTGCCGACATTATCGCCAGGCTTCACAAACGGGGAACTACGATGGCCGCTGTGTCGCGGGCGGCGGGGTTGAATTCCTCAACGCTGGGTAATGCGCTTATCCGTCCGTGGCCTAAAGGGGAGCAACTGATTGCCGAGGCGCTGGGAGTGCCGGCCTATGAGATTTGGCCGAGCCGCTATTTTGACGAACAGGGGCGGTTAATCCCACGCTCTCCCCGTTCTCGGCCCCGGTCTGCTCAGGAGAAATACCCCCCTGCCGACAAGTAG
- a CDS encoding helix-turn-helix domain-containing protein, which produces MVPQRLRAARERAKISQEELAIAAGISEETGYSRMSHYENGRHKPKFELICTFAKILDVPEGYFYTLDDSFAEAMLELHAGELVQWRKDTSN; this is translated from the coding sequence ATGGTTCCGCAGCGTCTAAGAGCCGCAAGAGAACGTGCAAAGATTTCACAGGAAGAACTGGCGATAGCCGCCGGGATTTCTGAGGAGACGGGCTACTCAAGAATGTCACACTATGAGAATGGCAGGCACAAACCAAAATTTGAGCTGATATGCACGTTTGCCAAAATACTGGATGTACCAGAAGGATACTTCTACACGCTGGATGACAGCTTTGCTGAAGCCATGCTTGAGCTGCATGCTGGCGAATTGGTTCAGTGGAGAAAAGACACATCTAATTAA
- a CDS encoding helix-turn-helix transcriptional regulator, whose amino-acid sequence MIPKRLKEARLHAKLTQEKLGVLAGLEEATAYSRLSHYENGTHKPTFELVCEFARVLDVPECYFYIVDDQFAQDVLELFRSKRSG is encoded by the coding sequence ATGATCCCCAAAAGACTCAAAGAAGCACGCTTACACGCTAAACTCACTCAGGAAAAACTGGGTGTACTGGCTGGGCTTGAAGAAGCTACGGCTTACTCACGCTTGTCTCATTATGAAAACGGTACGCACAAGCCGACCTTCGAGCTGGTGTGCGAGTTTGCTCGCGTACTGGACGTACCGGAATGCTATTTCTATATAGTGGATGATCAGTTTGCGCAAGACGTGCTTGAGTTATTTCGAAGCAAGAGGAGTGGTTAG
- a CDS encoding AlpA family transcriptional regulator produces MSSHQLLRLRQVEEKTGLKRSQIYLYMKDGTFPASIKIGPASVAWLESEIDEWINFKLANRLTR; encoded by the coding sequence ATGTCATCTCATCAGTTATTGCGTCTGAGACAAGTGGAAGAAAAAACCGGCCTGAAGCGCTCGCAAATCTATTTGTATATGAAAGACGGAACCTTTCCGGCCTCAATAAAGATTGGTCCCGCCAGTGTGGCCTGGCTCGAATCTGAAATTGACGAATGGATTAACTTCAAATTAGCCAACCGCTTAACGCGCTGA